A segment of the Trifolium pratense cultivar HEN17-A07 linkage group LG7, ARS_RC_1.1, whole genome shotgun sequence genome:
TTATATTCCATCTGCATTACAAGAGGCTAGGATGAGTGATCATACTACGCCGGCATTATAATCCTACTACCACCCAAAATATGTAAATACAAAGCAAGACACAAGGTAAGAATAACTGACGACTTAGCTCCTACATATCTAACGACCTGCATTCCTCTGTCTACAACTTCATCATGAACCTTATTAGCACCCTTTTTGAAGCCTTCTGATAATCTCCATAACAAGAACTCCACAAATGACCTCGCTGTTTCAAATGTCACTCTCCCCGTAACATCAAGCACAAACCTCTGGTTAGCTGGCACAGAAAGAGTTGATTTAATCTGTTCAAGCCACCCAGAATCTTCAACTCCACTAACAGAGCTCCCAATTTTGAATTGCCCAACATAAGCCTCTGGCTTCAAACACTCATTTTCCCTCGGCGAACTAGAATTGGATTTCACATTCGGATTCGTCAAAACCTGATGAGATGTTTTAACTAAAGTCTCAACAGCACCATTACACAGAGAAACCAAAACCCCCTTCACTTTCTCATGGTGTTTAGGATTAGTCAATCCAGCAAACAATTCATCATAAGTATTAACATCCATTGTTTTATCAAGAAAAACAGCAACAGCAGTACTCACAAAAATCTGCACACAATCTCCTATAACCTTCCCACACTTCTCATCACAAAGCACACTCACCCATCTAGGAACAACATCCGATCGAGACCCCGAATCAAATTCACCATCAACACTCTCCGATTTCGAACGGAAACCCAAAACCAAATTCTTAGCAAAACTTCCAACCACAACCGATACAAAACCAGTTCCAGCCTTAGAAAATAGCCTCTCCAACACCCTATCCGAAAAATTCGAACTTTCTGCACCAACTTCCGAGGGTTTATTACAATCATTATACCCTATCAAAATTCCTTTTGTTAAAGACTCCGAAACCCTAGAAATTGTTATCGAAAATTCATTCGATGTAGCAATTTTCGATAATTGTTTCAAACTATTGGGAATTTCGTCTGAATCAGAGGTGAGGAATCGATTCAAATCCTTAGAAACGATTGAAACTGTTTCTGCGGAATCTGAAGCAAGCTCAGCAAGAGAAACGAAAGCTTTGAGAAGCTTGGTGAAACGGTTCCTCTTTTGAACAACATAGGGTAAATGATAGGCTTTGTAAGCACCATAACCAGAAGCTCCTAAAACGGCGATTAGGAGAAGTCGTTTTTGGTTTCTTCGAGAGAATGGGAGAAGGTCCATTCAAAGAAGAAAGGGGAAATTGAAACCCTAGAAGGTGAAATTTCAAGAATGGATCTTGAGgttaaaagaaaattgaattaaataaatGAGTGAATTATGAATGTTAGGGAAATGAATTAATGATGATTTGGAatgtgtttgttgttgttggaaatTAATCTCTTGAGAAGGTAGTAGTATAATTAAGTTTGTGGTGttactataattgattttgCAGCACAGAGAATTGAATGTGGTGGGAACGACGACGTTTTGGGCAAAGGAGAGATTATCGCGCCAAATAAG
Coding sequences within it:
- the LOC123894271 gene encoding protein PHLOEM PROTEIN 2-LIKE A10-like — encoded protein: MDLLPFSRRNQKRLLLIAVLGASGYGAYKAYHLPYVVQKRNRFTKLLKAFVSLAELASDSAETVSIVSKDLNRFLTSDSDEIPNSLKQLSKIATSNEFSITISRVSESLTKGILIGYNDCNKPSEVGAESSNFSDRVLERLFSKAGTGFVSVVVGSFAKNLVLGFRSKSESVDGEFDSGSRSDVVPRWVSVLCDEKCGKVIGDCVQIFVSTAVAVFLDKTMDVNTYDELFAGLTNPKHHEKVKGVLVSLCNGAVETLVKTSHQVLTNPNVKSNSSSPRENECLKPEAYVGQFKIGSSVSGVEDSGWLEQIKSTLSVPANQRFVLDVTGRVTFETARSFVEFLLWRLSEGFKKGANKVHDEVVDRGMQVVRYVGAKSSVILTLCLALYLHILGGSRIIMPA